In Nitrososphaerales archaeon, the genomic stretch TTGCCGAGAACCGTTCTCGCCCCTGTTTCCCTCAGCGTCTCAATCACTTCGTTCGGATTGCTGCCATAGCCCACCACGTCCCCGAGGCAAACGACTTCCTCCCCTCTCAGCTCCCCCAGCACACTGTCAAGTGCTTCAAGGTTCGAGTGAATATCTGAGACGAAAGCAACCCTGAGCATCTGATTGCTTCCGCGACAGTTCCCCTCTATAGCTTTCTCGTCACGAGATCCTCCCACCGGCGCTCCTGAGCCAAAGACCAATAGTTCATTCGGTTGTGAACTTAATTTTACCACCCTCTATAACATTGTCTCAGCGCACATGAAATCTCGAATCTAATGTCTGCATTCGCAGGAAAGTGGGACAAGCAGAACAACCAGAGTTTCGGGACGAAGGTCAAGGAAACCGTAAGGAATCCTGGTCCTCTCAAACCGAGGCTCGACCTAGCCACACGCCAAATCCAGGTCCAGGTAGCAAAACTGGACTCTACATCCTCCAAACTCAGAGAGAGAGACAACGCGATCTTCAACAAGGTCGTGGGGTCGCTCCAGAAGCACGACTCGCAGCACGCCTCAGTCTACGCGAACGAGCTGGCCGAGGTCAGGAAGATGAACAAGATGGTCACCCAGGCCAAACTTGCTCTCGAACAGATAGTGCTCAGACTCAACACAATCACCGAACTCGGCGACATTGTCGTCACATTGACCCCAGCCATGGCAGTAATGCGCAACGTCAAGCAAGGCTTGGTGGGCGTACTGCCTGAGGCGGAGAGCGAGATAGGCGAGATCTCTGGTCTGCTAAGCAGCATCCTTGTCGACGCAGGCACTGTGGGCGGATACTCACTGAACTTCGAGGCTGCCAACGAGGACGCGGAGCGCATCCTAGCGGAAGCTTCCGCGGTGGCCGAGCAGCGCATGAAGGAGAGGTTCCCTGAGGTACCAACCAGCCTGCCAGCAGGGACGGAATCTAGCACCGAGGGCGCGTCTTACTAGGTAGGGCGCTAATCCTCTCCTTTTTCTTATTTCCATTCTTGCGGAACTATGAATTCCAGTCCAGCAACAGGGATTACATCGAGGTATTCCGGCCGCTTGATTGTTCCAGATCGAGCTCAGGAAGGTCAGGCAGCTCTTGATCGAGGTCGAGCCTATCGAACTATAGGAGCGAGGCGGAACGCGATATACGCGAGGACATGAGCCAACCCAAGAAGGGGCAACAGACAAACCATCTTCAGCCAGAGAGGCGATGGAAATCGTCCATGTTTCTCGTTTGGCAGGTTGTGGAGGTGAAGCATTGTGCATACAGGATGCCGCGAAGCTGAAGCTCAGAAACATACCACTGAAGCCATTAGACGCAGGACGGTAGAAATACATATATTAGTACTAACTATTCATGTTATCACCCAAGTCCTTATATTTACACTGAACCGACCTTTCGAAGGGAATCTAACATGAGCGACGGAAGGAGCTTCCTGAATGGATATATTCATCCGCGTGTCTTCCTCCAACATGAGGAATGCCTTCTCAGCGGCGACGGTGATTGTGATTGCAGCACTCATGTTGGCTATGCTTCCAATCACACGAAATGAATGACCAGTTGATATCATGGACACCGTGACCAAAGGGCTGATCGCAAGCGTGGCGATTCTGGTTGTGATTTCTGCGGCCTTCGGGGCATCTTACCTGAACACGTCAAGCGTGGTAGCGGGACAAGAAAGAAGCCTGTCCAATCTTTCATCGCAAGTAAGCTCACTTCAGCACGCTCCTCCGATGACTGTGACGTTCACCACAACTGCAACGTTAAACACCGCGACAACGACACTGACCTCGACACGCACGCTGACCATTGCCGCGAGTCCTTCTAAGGACAATGTCAGTGTGGCGGTCTCTCCCTCCAACTTAGGAAGCAATCAGATGTTTGTCGTATCGGGGAACGTCATTACCGCGTCTGGCAACTCCTCCGGCACTGCCGTATTCATACTGGTCATTAATCCGTCAAACACACTGGTGGCTTTTGCATCAGCCCA encodes the following:
- a CDS encoding Snf7 family protein, whose translation is MSAFAGKWDKQNNQSFGTKVKETVRNPGPLKPRLDLATRQIQVQVAKLDSTSSKLRERDNAIFNKVVGSLQKHDSQHASVYANELAEVRKMNKMVTQAKLALEQIVLRLNTITELGDIVVTLTPAMAVMRNVKQGLVGVLPEAESEIGEISGLLSSILVDAGTVGGYSLNFEAANEDAERILAEASAVAEQRMKERFPEVPTSLPAGTESSTEGASY